A genome region from Camelina sativa cultivar DH55 chromosome 10, Cs, whole genome shotgun sequence includes the following:
- the LOC104719180 gene encoding 40S ribosomal protein S13-2, giving the protein MGRMHSRGKGISASALPYKRPPPAWVKITSQDVDDSICKFAKKGLTPSQIGVILRDSHGIPQVKSVTGSKILRILKAHGLAPEIPEDLYHLIKKAVAIRKHLERNRKDKDSKFRLILVESRIHRLARYYKKTKKLPPVWKYESTTASTLVA; this is encoded by the exons ATGGGTCGTATGCACAGTAGAGg TAAGGGTATCTCAGCATCTGCTTTGCCGTATAAGCGTCCACCACCCGCTTGGGTCAAGATAACATCTCAAGAT GTTGATGATTCCATTTGTAAGTTTGCAAAGAAAGGTTTGACACCATCTCAGATCGGTGTCATTCTTCGTGACTCTCACGGAATCCCACAAGTGAAAAGTGTTACCGGAAGCAAGATTCTTAGAATCCTCAAAGCTCAtg GTCTTGCCCCCGAAATTCCTGAGGATCTGTATCACCTTATCAAGAAAGCAGTTGCTATCCGCAAGCATCTTGAGAGGAACAGGAAAGATAAGGATTCTAAGTTTAGACTGATTCTTGTAGAGAGCAGAATCCACCGTCTTGCTCGTTATTACAAGAAGACCAAGAAGCTCCCTCCCGTCTGGAAGTA CGAGTCTACTACCGCAAGCACACTTGTGGCTTAA